In Chaetodon auriga isolate fChaAug3 chromosome 7, fChaAug3.hap1, whole genome shotgun sequence, a genomic segment contains:
- the opa3 gene encoding optic atrophy 3 protein homolog, with protein MVVGAFPIAKLLYLGVRQLSKPVANRIKAGARRSDFFRNYICLPPAQFYHWIEMRTKMRIMGFRGASIKPLNEEAAAELGAELLGEAIIFLVGGGCMVLEYSRQAANSRRKEEELNETILSLQTQLAELEMTTETLDAQLREVNRQLLSIPVPSKK; from the exons ATGGTTGTTGGTGCCTTCCCCATCGCCAAGCTCCTCTATCTCGGAGTGAGGCAGTTGAGCAAGCCTGTCGCAAACCGAATAAAAGCAGGAGCCCGGAGAAGCGACTTCTTTAGGAATTACATCTGTTTGCCGCCGGCACAGT TTTACCACTGGATTGAGATGAGAACAAAAATGCGGATCATGGGCTTTCGGGGTGCCAGCATTAAGCCGCTGAATGAGGAGGCGGCTGCAGAGTTGGGGGCAGAGTTGCTGGGAGAGGCAATCATCTTCCTGGTTGGTGGTGGATGTATGGTGCTGGAGTACAGCAGGCAGGCTGCTAACTCTCGCCGCAAAGAAGAGGAGCTGAATGAGACCATCTTAAGCCTACAGACTCAATTAGCAGAACTagaaatgaccacagagactCTAGATGCCCAGCTGAGGGAGGTCAACAGGCAACTGCTGTCCATTCCTGTTCCCAGCAAAAAGTGA
- the ppp1r13l gene encoding relA-associated inhibitor has translation MSSQTSFGSSMLFQSINDDLNASLATADELSKEFSSLLEEASPNNNNTTSGPQVVSREKPPSIRLSNTSVTKSESSSSSNGSSSSQSLSPPSTTSYSMDSIISSNKNIPSSPVFTTSPLSSPSLHRRTHSPLPQGGSDSFSYSQQSPKHSPHTPRRNSPSRYDRSPRGSISYMDRSPSPSPTALSFDQSPRSASLHSPLNLLSPYDGSQMGRRSPRPDRSPSPLSFNRPASNTLPRNFGGFRQPDEGVQRQKSPSKWNETDLDVSYERKPHHTYDKTEWLRPSVPNSSWRESNLDGPPPAPSPKKDPRSKSLQFSHGSLPRNTRITVPPDVSSPVHSPYHLQPIISRISIPPTSTQSRQRKPIPLSVIMRLQNPHWGAMSTRHPRVLGGEGDIGPYQPAVRIPREFPNQPVHQPQQHPPELRQPAIYSDVLNPGDIDAELERPDFVHHMPVILENPSMPERGREAEQGPSRPPRPLSPTRLQPVVAPEAQSQEIPDLEELLRIRAEIPRALKRRGSVDQSRPLKKASHYQPNQYKNLIDKLFRRKENRQKGEQGSETSSSSDGEDCAMPPAPVPHTSTGIPHDFRSYHSILRRSNRKSSGKRARLSPLVLLLDGALVGELETVQRAVQEMNDPSQPNDEGITALHNAICGGHYNVVDFLVRIGANVSAPDSHGWTPLHCSASCNDRPLCEFLVRNGAAVMAMTQSDGAIASQKCDPYAVGFEECESFLRGVEEAMGVDNSGVLYALWSYPAQAADELSFREGDMVTILQKPEGSDWWWASLCGREGFVPNNYFGLFPKVRPKSLC, from the exons ATGAGTTCTCAGACGAGCTTTGGCAGCAGCATGCTGT TCCAGAGCATAAATGATGACCTGAATGCATCGCTGGCTACAGCAGATGAGTTATCCAAAGAGTTCAGCTCCCTGCTGGAGGAGGCCtcccccaacaacaacaacacaacatccGGGCCTCAG GTCGTCTCCAGAGAGAAGCCTCCGTCCATCAGGCTGTCAAACACTTCGGTCACTAAGAGCGAGTCAAGCAGCAGTAGTAATGGCAGCTCCagctctcagtctctctccccACCCTCAACCACGTCCTACTCCATGGACTCCATCATCTCCAGCAATAAAAACATACCATCCTCTCCTGTCTTCACCACCAGCCCACTCTCGTCCCCCAGCCTCCACAGGAGGACACACTCTCCACTTCCTCAAGGTGGATCTGACAGCTTCTCGTACAGCCAGCAGAGTCCCAAACACTCGCCTCACACCCCGAGACGTAATTCTCCCTCTCGTTACGACAGGAGCCCCCGAGGCTCAATCAGTTACATGGATAGAAGCCCCTCTCCGAGCCCCACCGCTCTTTCCTTTGACCAGTCGCCTCGGTCTGCCTCGCTTCACTCCCCCCTCAACCTGCTGAGCCCTTATGACGGTAGCCAGATGGGCCGCAGGTCGCCACGGCCTGACAGAAGCCCctctcctttgtctttcaatCGTCCAGCATCCAACACGCTCCCACGAAATTTTGGCGGTTTCAGGCAACCTG atgAGGGTGTGCAGCGGCAAAAGAGTCCCAGCAAGTGGAATGAGACAGATCTGGACGTGTCCTACGAGAGGAAACCTCACCACACCTATGACA agacagagtggcTACGGCCGTCTgtgccaaacagcagctggagggaGTCCAATCTCGATGGCCCTCCTCCGGCCCCAAGCCCTAAAAAG gATCCTCGCTCTAAATCTCTCCAGTTTTCCCATGGCTCTCTCCCCCGTAACACACGTATAACAGTACCTCCGGATGTTTCATCCCCAGTCCACTCCCCTTACCACCTTCAGCCCATCATCTCCCGCATTTCTATTCCCCCAACTTCTACTCAGTCCCGTCAGCGTAAGCCCATCCCTCTCTCCGTCATCATGCGTCTCCAGAACCCTCACTGGGGAGCAATGTCGACCCGCCACCCCAGAGTCCTGGGAGGAGAAGGGGATATAGGGCCTTACCAACCAGCTGTACGCATCCCGAGGGAATTCCCTAACCAGCCTGTACACCAGCCGCAGCAACACCCACCTGAGCTGAGACAGCCAGCCATATACAGCGACG TGCTGAACCCAGGAGATATCGATGCAGAGTTAGAGCGGCCGGACTTTGTCCATCACATGCCTGTGATTTTGGAGAATCCCAGCATGCCAGAGCGCGGCAGAGAGGCTGAGCAAGGCCCATCCCGGCCCCCCCGGCCCCTCAGCCCCACCAGGCTGCAGCCGGTGGTGGCTCCTGAGGCCCAGAGCCAGGAGATTCCTgacctggaggagctgctccgGATCCGGGCGGAAATCCCCCGGGCCCTGAAGAGACGGGGCTCCGTGGACCAGTCAAGGCCCCTGAAGAAGGCCTCCCATTACCAACCCAACCAGTACAAGAATCTCATCGACAAGCTTTTTCGCAGGAAGGAAAACCGTCAGAAAGGGGAGCAAGGCAGCGagaccagcagctcctcagacGGAGAGGACTGCGCCATGCCTCCTGCTCCTGTACCTCACACATCTACAGGGATCCCCCACGACTTCAGA AGCTACCATTCCATTCTGCGGCGGTCCAATCGCAAAAGTTCGGGGAAGCGAGCTCGGCTGAGCCCGCTCGTCCTGCTACTGGACGGAGCTTTGGTCGGAGAGCTGGAGACGGTGCAGAGGGCCGTGCAGGAG ATGAACGATCCCAGCCAACCCAATGATGAGGGCATCACTGCCCTTCACAACGCCATCTGCGGGGGCCATTACAACGTTGTGGATTTCCTGGTTCGCATTGGAGCCAACGTCAGTGCACCAGACAGCCACGGCTG GACTCCTCTGCATTGTTCAGCCTCCTGTAACGACCGTCCTCTGTGTGAGTTTTTGGTGAGGAACGGAGCTGCCGTCATGGCCATGACGCAGAGCGACGGCGCTATAGCCTCCCAGAAGTGCGATCCTTACGCTGTTGGGTTTGAGGAGTGTGAGAGCTTCCTGAGGG GCGTGGAGGAGGCCATGGGGGTGGATAACAGCGGGGTGCTGTACGCTCTGTGGAGCTACCCGGCTCAGGCGGCCGATGAGCTGAGCTTCAGAGAGGGAGACATGGTCACCATCCTGCAGAAGCCCGAGGGCTCGGACTGGTGGTGGGCCTCGCTCTGTGGCAGGGAGGGCTTTGTTCCTAACAACTACTTCGGG cTTTTCCCAAAGGTGCGACCAAAATCTCTCTGCTGA